The Methanomassiliicoccales archaeon DNA segment AATTTTAAGACGGCGGCCAATTTCATCCGCGCTGATTGCATATGCTTCTCCGACATGCTCATTGAGTATGTCAAGTACAGCTTTCTCATCCTTCTCCAGTTTTACCATATTAATCCCCATTATAATGGCAGATATGAATAGAATAACCGACTATCTATTCTTTCTGAAGGAACTAATCTGAGAACGAATAGACTGCTTCCCTCATTTCTGGCTGAATATCGTAGTAGTGGACTTTCTTTCTTATCAATTCCTTGAAATCTTCTCCATCTTTAGTGTCGAAGCCGATCTCATATCCAATGCTTGAACGTCCCATCTCACAAGCTGCTTTCGTCGTGGTCCCGCTACCAAGGAATGGGTCAAGGACTGTATCGCCCGGGAATGTGAACATCTTAATCAATCGCTTTGGCAAATCGACTGGAAACATGGCTATGTGACCCTTCTGTGAGATGCCGTTAAATTTCCAGTGACCCGAGAACAGTTCTCTCCAGTCATCTATATTAATGCGAGATTGTTCAACAACTTCCTTAGAAACCTTTGGCGGATCTCCCACTTTCTTGAAGATCGCTATGTACTCATAATCCAGACTGAGATAGCCATTCCTCGGACGCCCGTAACTCCCCATTACATTAGCGCCGCCACTCGTGTTGGTGGTTGAAATCTTCTGCCATATTATGCTGCCTAGATAAACGACCGAATCTGAATGATTCCGGGCAATCGAGTTTACTATCATTGCATGAATTGGAACGATTTGATAAGGAGTCATTTTGGTTGCGGAGAGGTACATATCGCCAATATTGATGCATAGCCTACACCCAGGATGGAGAACTCGAATCGACTCTGCCCATACAATATTGAGATTGTCGATATACTCAGTCAATGAGTCACGATAGCCGATCTGATTATCATGGCCGTAATCCTTGATATTCCAATAAGGCGGCGATGTGACGACCAAATGAACGGACTCATCCGGTATTTCATTCATCTTCCGCGAGTCCTTGAAGAATATTCTATGAGTAATATTTGGTCTGGTAACCTCACAGACCCGATCCGCCGCTATCACACTCATTGTTTTCACTCCTGAAATAAATATAGACACTCTACTATCTAGACTTTTCTATAATAATTAATTAAGTGTAATCTCCCGACTTTAAGTGTAGGTGAGTTTTTAATGTAAAATCGTGCGAGCCCATTGTATCAAATCCCCCCATCCGTTCTCAATCGGTAGGTCCAGCCCTGCTTTTTGCGCTGGCGTCATTCCACCAAGCGCCATATGCGGCCTGGGGGAGTTGCACTGGATTACAAATTCTTTACAGCCTCAACTTTAATACAGATTACGCCATTCTTCTCCGCTTCCAGCTTCCATCTCAGGCGGTCCCCCTCTTTTAGCTCGAACTGTTTGATGATGCTTGATGGAACAGTGGTCCTTAAAGAATCACTGGCCTTGTTCGCTCTCGTCAAAGAAGTGATCTGACCGGTTGCCATGATATTGATAAGGTGCATCGGACTATTTCAATATTTTCTACCAATATTTCTATCTACTATTCTATCTAACAATTATTAACCAGTATTTTTTCATCATGCCTACCAAAAATCATATATAATAGTCATGTAATAGGTAACATTATAGGTAGAATAACATGGTAAACAAAGATGGTACGAACGTGCAAGCGGATGATGCAAGGGCCGAACGCGGTAAGGCCATAGCGCTCATTCCGGGCGCGGTCAAGGAGATCAAATCTGGCCTATTCACTGTTCAATCACAAAGCGGGGTGGGCACCTACCGCGTGGAGAACAATCGTGGATGGAAGTGTAATTGTCCGGATTTCATCACCAGGGGCGTTGAGTGCAAACACATCATCGCAGTTCAATATCATCTGAAAGAGAAGAGAGGGGCGCCCGATGCTGTCCCATCTAAGAAGGAGCGCGTTACCATCGGTCAGGATTGGTCGGCCTACAACACCGCTCAGATTGAGGAGGTACGCCTGTTCGACTCGTTATTGAGCGAACTTGTCGAAGGCATAGAAGAACCTGAACATATCATGGGGCGGCCTCGCCTTCCGCTCAACGAACAATTGTTCTGTGCTGTCCAGAAGGTCTATTCACAATTATCAAGCCGCCGCGCATCCGGACTATATAAGAATGCCAATGAAAGAGGTCAGATCGACCACGCGCCCCATTTCAACGCTCCATCGAAATTGTTCAATCGGGGGGATATTACACCCATCCTTCACGAACTGGTGATGTTGTCGGCCCTGCCGGTCGTTGATATGGAAACGGATTTCGCCGTGGATTCGACGGGTTTCAGAACGACCACGTTCAACGCCTTTAATGGAGAGAAGCATGGCGTCAGGAAGAAACATAACTGGCTGAAAGCCCACCTATGCACCGGGGTAAGCACGAACATAGTCACCAGCGTGGTCATCACCGATGCTAACGGCAGCGATTCGGGGCAGTTCGAGACGCTGGTCAAGAAGACCGCCGATGGTTTCCTGATCCATGAGGTCTCGGCGGACATGGCTTATTCTTCCAGACCAAACCTTGACCTCATCGAGGAGCTTGGTGGTACGGCGTTCATCCCATTCAAGAGCAATGCAATAGCGAAGGCCAAGGGTTCAGCTGCCTGGAATAGGATGTATCATTATTTCCAGATGAACCGCGAGGAGTTCATGGAGCACTATCATAAGAGGTCGAACGTGGAGGCTACCAATGCCGCCATCAAGAGGAAGTTCGGAGAAACATTAAAATCAAAGAACCCGACCGCGCAGACGAACGAACTATTGGCGAAGATCGTGGCCTACAATATCACGGTCATCATCCATGAGATGTACGAGAATGGGGTTGAGCCGGACTTCCTGCACTTAAAGTCGTTATCCTGCACCCAAATCATGGGTGCCGAGGTGGTTTAGGTGCAAAGCCTCATGGAGGCAAATCCTTTTTTATTTGAAACATGTCAGTGGCCATTATGCCCGCGGTTCTCATCATTCTCGGGAGCAAGAGCGACGTGGAAGTAGGCCGCAAGGCCTTGGACCTTTTGCAGCGCTTCGGCGTGGAGGCCAACATGGTGGTGGCCTCGGCCCATCGGACCCCTGACCGGGTGAAGGAGCTGGTGGGGCAGAGCGGGGCGGACGTTTTCATCGCCATCGCCGGGCTGGCCGCGGCATTGCCTGGGGCGGTCGCGTCCTTCACCTCCAAGCCGGTCATCGGCGTGCCGGTCTCCGGGAAGCTGGGGCTGGACTCCATACTCTCCATCGTGCAGATGCCCCCGGGCATCCCCGTGGCCTGCGTGGGCCTGGACCGGGGGGACAACGCCGCGCTGCTAGCCATATCCATGCTTTCACTGAGCGACAAGCGCCTGGCCAAGGAGCTTGTCGCCTACCGCCAGGAGATGGCGGAAAAGGTGGAGAACGATTCCCAAGAGGTGCAGGTCTGATGTTCGACCCCCAGACGTTCGTGGAAGAGAAGATCGAGGAACTGAGAGCGAAGATCACCGGGAAGGCCGTCATCGCCTGCTCCGGCGGCGTGGACAGCACCGTGGCCGCCGTGCTGGTGGACCGGGCCATCGGCGAGCGCCTGCTCACGGTCTACGTGGACACCGGCCTCATGCGCAAGGGCGAGACCGACGGCGTCCGCTCCATGTTCGACCGGTTGAAGGTGCACTACAAGATCGTCGACGCCTCGGAAGAGTTCTTCAACGCCCTGAAGGGGCAGATCGACCCGGAGAAGAAGAGGAAAGTCATCGGGGAGCGCTTCATACGCGTCTTCGAGCGCGAGGCCAAGGGGTTCGGCGCCGATCACTTGGTACAAGGTACGATCGCCCCCGACTGGATAGAGAGCGGGGATGGGGTGCGGGACACCATAAAGAGCCATCACAACGTCGGCGGGCTGCCCAAGGACATGTCCCTCAAGTTGGTCGAGCCGCTGTGGGACCTATACAAGGACGAGGTGCGGGCGGTGGCCCGCTACCTGGGCGTGGAGGTCTCGGAAAGACAGCCCTTCCCCGGACCAGCCCTGGCCATCAGGATCATCGGCGAGGCCACGCCAGAAGCCGTCAGCGTTGTCCGGGAGGCCTGCGCCATAGTCGAGGAGGAGCTGGAAGCGGCGTCCAACAAAGGACAGATGACCATACCGTGGCAGTACTTCGCCGTGCTATTGCCGGTGCAGTCGGTGGGTGTGCAGGGCGACCGCCGGGCCTACGGACGCACCATAGCCATCCGTTCCGTCGAATCGGTCGACGCCATGACCGCGGTCTTCTCTCACATTCCCTACGACGTGCTAGAGCGAATCTCGCTGCGCATAACCAACGAGATGAAGGCCGACGTGAACCGGGTGGTCTACGACGTCACGCACAAGCCCCCGGCCACCATAGAGTGGGAGTGAAGCTCACAACAGGTCGTCCAGGTCTTCCCAGCCGTCCACGGTATCATCGGGCACGATGGAGCTGTCCGGCTCGAAATAACCGCTCTTCTTCAGCACCGCCCTCAGCCCCACCCCCTTGGCCCCTCTGATGTCCGCCTGCAGCGAGTTGCCTACGTACATCGAGCCTTCCACATCCGCTCCCAGGTTGAACAGCGCCAGTTTGAACAGCCGGGGGTGCGGTTTCCGAAGACCGACGTCAGTGGAGAAGATCATGTCATCGAAGAAGCGGTCCAGCCCGTAGTACTTCATGTCCCTGAGGGGATACTCCGAAGGCAGCCCCCAGGCCACGTCGGATATCAGTCCGATCTCGTACCCCCTGTCCCTTACCCTCTCCAGCATCTCGAGCGTGCCTGGGATGAGCTGGCGGTCCTCCTTCAGGGCAGCGTAGAAAAGCTCCAGGCCGTCCTGGACGAGCCCCTCGTCCACGCGGCACCCCGCCTTGCCCAGGATGTTCTGCAGCACCTGCTCGAGAGGGATCTCCAGCATCTCCTCGGCCTTGCGGTCCCGGTTCCTTTGGAGCGTGGTCATCATGGACTGCCGGAACTCGGCCTCCTGCATGCGGCTGCCGGCCTGACGGGCCAGTTCGTGTAGTCTGCGGACGGTGCGCTCCTCAGGACCGGACCAGTCGTGGTAGTAATCGATCAGAGTGTGCCCCAGGTCGAATATCACGGCCTTCATATGAACGGTCATGAACATAGCTGGACATAATCATTTCCCGGGACCTTTTCGTCCGTCCGACCGTTCAATTTATACCGTATTCCGGTGATGGGGGACCGATGCGGGTCTTCGTCGTGGACAACGGGGGGCAATGGACGCACCGCGAATGGCGCGTACTGAAGTATCTGGACGTGGAGACGAAGATCGTGCCGAACAGCACGCCCTTCGACCAGCTGACGGAAGTGGACGCCCTGGTCCTCTCCGGAGGCGCGCCGGACGTGGCCTCGGAGGCCGGGCGCATGGGCAACAACGGAGAATACCTGGATAAGGCGGAATACCCCATCCTAGGCATCTGCGCCGGCATGCATTTCATGGCCAATCACTTCGGAGGGACCACCGGGCCGGCGGCCCGGGCGGAGTTCGGGCGCACCCGCCTATATGTGAAGGAGGATGGCAACCTTTTCACCGGTCTTCCCCGGGAGTTCGACGTCTGGGAGTCCCACAACGACGAGGTGAAGAGCGTGCCCGAAGGATTCCAGGTCCTGGCCCGATCGGACACCTGCCCGGTGGAGGCCATGCGCTCATTGAAGAGGCCGCTCTATGCCCTGCAGTTCCACCCCGAGGTGGAGAACACCGACCACGGCGTGGACATATTCCGCAACTTCCTGAAGGTGGTCGAGGCATGGAAGAGATAAGGGCGGAGCTCAGGAAGGCACTGAACGCCGCATTGGAGAACCGCCGCCGGGATGATTCTTTGGAACAGGCGGTGGGTCGGGAGGTCCGTCGAGCCGGGCTGTCGTACCAGGACTACATGGAGATCATGGAGACGGTGCGGAAGAAGGCCCGGAGGACCAAGCTCGACGCCTGGGACTCGGCGAAGGCCATCTCAAAGGAACAGAAGGAGTAGTAGCGCGGCCAGCACAGCCACCGCGACCATCAGGGTCAGTATGGTGATCCGGCGGTCCGTGCCGAAGACTATGGGGACGGGGCCGATGAGGAGCACTCCCCCGGTCGACACGCCCTTCTCCCCGCCGTCCTGGTCGATCTCGAACCTCAGGTTGATGAGCAAGCTCACGAAGGCGGCCAGGGCCAGCAGGACGGACGCCATTCCCCAGGCGCCCTTGGCCTGGAAAACCGGGAAGACCAGGAACAGGTAGAGCACCAGCTCCTCCTTCTCCGCCGCCACCCACCCCAGCACCACCGAGGCCGCAGCCAGGCCAAGGACCGCTGCCCAACCCCACGCCCGCTTCACGAAAGCTCCATCGTCCCATATCCTATTTTACTTACCCCTCCGTAATCGCCAACATGCCCACGGTGCACCCCAGGGTGGTCATCAGCCGCTGCATCGAGTTCGAGGCCTTCTCCGACCGGGACCTTTGGAAGGGCACCCGATAACCTATTTATTACCTCGAGCGATTCCTCCCCTCAGGCTTTTATGCTCACCCTGCCGACAGTGCTGAAAGAGATCCTCGAATCGAGAGGCTTCATAGTAGACATGAAAGGCAGCTTCGTCCACGGGCGCCGGGAGGACATCGAGCTGAACCTCTACCCCTACGCCCAGCATTCCCCGGCGGCCATCGAGGAGTTCATGAAGGCCCTGTCCGGGCTCAAAGGCAAGGTGGTGCTGGCCACATTGGTACCTTTGGCGGAATCGGTGCAGAACAACCTACCGTCCGAGGTGGTGGTCTGGGACCGAGAGGCCGTGGAGCACGAGGTGGGGCGCACCCGCATCGAAGGACTGGTGGGGGAGGAGGACCACGGGCTGATCGACGAGCTCTACGCCGACGACTTCCCGGAGATGCCCACCGAGGGCCTGCAGGACCTGGCCGAGGAGGAACGCATTACCCCCCTGCGCCTGGACCTGAAGGAGGTCGTGGAGATCTCCGCCAGGACCGTGGGCGGGTTCAGCCACCGTCTGGAGCTCGTGCCTCATTACATCTTCAGCTACGACGTCCCCCTGTTCGTGGGCGATGGGCGCATCGGCAACAAGGACGGCCTGCTGGCGGTGAACGCCCTGACCAAGGTCGTTGAGCCGTGGAGCGAACTGCCCCAGACCGTGCCCCGGCTGGAGCAGGGGCACAGGCGCCTGGAGCCGGTGCTCGAGGAAGAGGAGGCCTCCGGATTGGTGCGGGTGGCGGTGGAGAAGGAGCACACCTACGAGAGGGACCTGGTGCGGGAGAACGGTCAGGTGACCATGACCGAGCGCGTGGTCCAGCATCCCCGCCTGGACCAGGGCACGATCAAGCCCCTCGGCCTGATGTACGTCCCTATATGGTGCGTAGAGGGCACCAAGGGCGTGATGGTCCTCAACGCCAGCACCGGCAAGGTCCTCAGCGAGGACTATTTCCGGGACCTCTGCTGAGCCCTTCCAGCCTCTTCTCTATGTTCTTCCAATGCGCCCCCTGCCAGTAGACCTTCCCGCAGCTGGCGCAGCGCCAGAAGTCCTGATATCCGTTCCAGGTGCCCTCGGCCACCTCGTCCTTCACCGATCCCCGGTCCACCGCCTGCAGCTCTCCGTTGCAGGCGGTGCACCTGCGGTACGACTGCTCCGTTCGCAGACCGAACTCAGCCACGACCGCAAGCAGCTGAGCGTCGAGGTCCATCTCCGAAACGCAG contains these protein-coding regions:
- a CDS encoding transposase, whose translation is MVNKDGTNVQADDARAERGKAIALIPGAVKEIKSGLFTVQSQSGVGTYRVENNRGWKCNCPDFITRGVECKHIIAVQYHLKEKRGAPDAVPSKKERVTIGQDWSAYNTAQIEEVRLFDSLLSELVEGIEEPEHIMGRPRLPLNEQLFCAVQKVYSQLSSRRASGLYKNANERGQIDHAPHFNAPSKLFNRGDITPILHELVMLSALPVVDMETDFAVDSTGFRTTTFNAFNGEKHGVRKKHNWLKAHLCTGVSTNIVTSVVITDANGSDSGQFETLVKKTADGFLIHEVSADMAYSSRPNLDLIEELGGTAFIPFKSNAIAKAKGSAAWNRMYHYFQMNREEFMEHYHKRSNVEATNAAIKRKFGETLKSKNPTAQTNELLAKIVAYNITVIIHEMYENGVEPDFLHLKSLSCTQIMGAEVV
- a CDS encoding HAD family hydrolase, with product MKAVIFDLGHTLIDYYHDWSGPEERTVRRLHELARQAGSRMQEAEFRQSMMTTLQRNRDRKAEEMLEIPLEQVLQNILGKAGCRVDEGLVQDGLELFYAALKEDRQLIPGTLEMLERVRDRGYEIGLISDVAWGLPSEYPLRDMKYYGLDRFFDDMIFSTDVGLRKPHPRLFKLALFNLGADVEGSMYVGNSLQADIRGAKGVGLRAVLKKSGYFEPDSSIVPDDTVDGWEDLDDLL
- the guaA gene encoding glutamine-hydrolyzing GMP synthase gives rise to the protein MFDPQTFVEEKIEELRAKITGKAVIACSGGVDSTVAAVLVDRAIGERLLTVYVDTGLMRKGETDGVRSMFDRLKVHYKIVDASEEFFNALKGQIDPEKKRKVIGERFIRVFEREAKGFGADHLVQGTIAPDWIESGDGVRDTIKSHHNVGGLPKDMSLKLVEPLWDLYKDEVRAVARYLGVEVSERQPFPGPALAIRIIGEATPEAVSVVREACAIVEEELEAASNKGQMTIPWQYFAVLLPVQSVGVQGDRRAYGRTIAIRSVESVDAMTAVFSHIPYDVLERISLRITNEMKADVNRVVYDVTHKPPATIEWE
- the purE gene encoding 5-(carboxyamino)imidazole ribonucleotide mutase, which produces MPAVLIILGSKSDVEVGRKALDLLQRFGVEANMVVASAHRTPDRVKELVGQSGADVFIAIAGLAAALPGAVASFTSKPVIGVPVSGKLGLDSILSIVQMPPGIPVACVGLDRGDNAALLAISMLSLSDKRLAKELVAYRQEMAEKVENDSQEVQV
- a CDS encoding site-specific DNA-methyltransferase encodes the protein MSVIAADRVCEVTRPNITHRIFFKDSRKMNEIPDESVHLVVTSPPYWNIKDYGHDNQIGYRDSLTEYIDNLNIVWAESIRVLHPGCRLCINIGDMYLSATKMTPYQIVPIHAMIVNSIARNHSDSVVYLGSIIWQKISTTNTSGGANVMGSYGRPRNGYLSLDYEYIAIFKKVGDPPKVSKEVVEQSRINIDDWRELFSGHWKFNGISQKGHIAMFPVDLPKRLIKMFTFPGDTVLDPFLGSGTTTKAACEMGRSSIGYEIGFDTKDGEDFKELIRKKVHYYDIQPEMREAVYSFSD
- a CDS encoding Mut7-C RNAse domain-containing protein — translated: MAEPSFLLDGMLGSLARWLRIMGYDARYMRDLADADMLRLLQGNERHLLTRDRQLAERAGERGFCVSEMDLDAQLLAVVAEFGLRTEQSYRRCTACNGELQAVDRGSVKDEVAEGTWNGYQDFWRCASCGKVYWQGAHWKNIEKRLEGLSRGPGNSPR
- a CDS encoding GMP synthase subunit A; amino-acid sequence: MRVFVVDNGGQWTHREWRVLKYLDVETKIVPNSTPFDQLTEVDALVLSGGAPDVASEAGRMGNNGEYLDKAEYPILGICAGMHFMANHFGGTTGPAARAEFGRTRLYVKEDGNLFTGLPREFDVWESHNDEVKSVPEGFQVLARSDTCPVEAMRSLKRPLYALQFHPEVENTDHGVDIFRNFLKVVEAWKR
- a CDS encoding DUF131 domain-containing protein codes for the protein MKRAWGWAAVLGLAAASVVLGWVAAEKEELVLYLFLVFPVFQAKGAWGMASVLLALAAFVSLLINLRFEIDQDGGEKGVSTGGVLLIGPVPIVFGTDRRITILTLMVAVAVLAALLLLLFL